In the genome of Haemorhous mexicanus isolate bHaeMex1 chromosome 22, bHaeMex1.pri, whole genome shotgun sequence, the window CAGCACGAGCAGCCACGCAGTGATGCTACTGTCAACACCCAATTAGCCGGGACACGTCTTCCCCCAAGGACTGGTGCCCCTGAAAAAGAAACTCCAAACAGCAAATCCGGCATAACCAACATGCCGCCACGCACACGGTTTAGCTCTTCCTCCAAACTCGATTCAGTGAGTGCAGGAACAGGAGCACGGATAAAGCAGAACTGGGGAGGAGGTTGGGGGcagcccacagccccatggagcagcggagcagcagagatgggagAGGGGTGGGGGGACCCCCATCCTCACCCCATGCCTCCAGCCCAGGTCCCAGGCTATGCCATGTCCTCAGCTGGAGGTAGCAGGACATTAGGTCCCAAGGGTGGCACCCAGCCACACCCATGCCAGTCACCTGTGGCACCGAAACAAACCCAGGCTGGAACCCACCCTGGCTGCAGGCATAGGACCATGTTCACCAGGCCATGGGATGAACAATGGGAAAGATTTTGGGACCTGGTGAAGATGGTGTCTGACAGCAACTCGGAACCAAACCACAGCATGTCACCAGCCAAGCTCTGAGCGGGACATGGCCTtggggctggctgagggctggggaggggcatGGAAACAGCTAGAAAAAGCAAATGGGGAGAAATGTACACATTATtaaacaaggcaaaataaaTTGAGGGAAAGAACATTGTGGATATGTACAGAGATTTGTCCAGTCTTGGCTCTGGAACTGTTCAAGTAACAAAAGTTTGGCTTATCCTGTCCCAGCATGGTATATCCAGTGGATGTCAGGGATGGGGCCTGGTCCCACCATAGGGACAGCTCCAGTCCAGAGCCCCCTACACGTGAGCCAGTGGACCCCAGCAGCACTAGGGTTACTTTTTGCGGGTGTGCTGCCTCCGTGCCTGCAGTCGTTGGCGAGTACCCATCTTGGTTCCTGCCCCGATGGAGAAGGTGGGAGTGGATGAACCTGGAAGCAGAAAGGTTGCTCAGGTTGCTAGCTTTGGGATCAGTGCAATTCTCACCCTGGGAGGAACAGAAAGCTTGGCATCCCCAAGAGTCCAGCATGTACTACCTGAGCCATCTCCCAGAGAACACCTGGCCCTACCACTGTCCCCAGCCTAAGGGGACACCATGACCCATGAGCTCCACAAGGCTGGAGTACCAACTCCCTCCTTACCAAAGGAAGTGCTGACTCCTCCAAAGCTTGAGGCAGGAGTGCTGGGTGTCCTGAAGGAAAGGGTGCTGCTTCCACTGCCCACGGCTCCAGGGACAGGTGTGCCCTGCCCAAAGGTGGGCACTGGAGCTCCTGGAAAGCAACAGGTCACTGTGAGCCAGGGTTGACAAAGGAGAAAGAGCCTTTGGGAGCCGGTGGCACCCAGAGGAGGCACAGGATGTTCTCTGGGGTCCAAAGCACCAGAATCCATCCCCCAGaaccagcctctgctcctgaaAAGCCCTTTTAATGCTAAAGCTACACTCTCCAGATAATCCCTGGGCTCTCTGAACAGCAGGGCTGCATAGAAGGATTTGTCAGGGAGGAACAAAGACCTTGGCCTTGCTAGATCAAGGAATTGCTCACTGTGTGGGTTTCAGTTCCTTGGGAGCTGGGAAATATCCAGCGAGGATCTCAAGTGTTAGGGAAACCCTGAGAGAAAGCATGAAGTAATGGCAGTTGCTGGTTGGCAGCATTCCAGCTCACTAAGGTGTTCCAGGTGGTTCTTAAGGACTCAGAAGACCTCGGCTCCTGCAGGATACTTGGATGGGCAAAGTCGGGGAGCTGGTGCCTTCAGAGGGGCCAATGAGCAGAGTTTAGGGATTCCCctctgcagaggggcaggatcctTACCGGGAGTGATGGGAGTGCCTTCCCTTTGTACAGTACAGCAAGGCTCTGCATAGCAGGAGCActggcctcaccagggctgttGACCCTGGGAGCCTTGGCAAGGTCTATCAGGAATATTCCTGCCCAACTCTAGACCCTTAAGATGGCCTGTCTGCTCCCATCTcatcctggaaatgttcaaggccatgTTAGACAGGGCCCtcagcaatctggtctagtggaaggtgtctgtgcccatggcagggggggtgGATCAACATTatcttaaaggtcccttccaacatgacccattccatgatttcatAATGACTCACCTCCAAAGGCAGGCTTGCTGTTGGGAGTGCTGGTCATGGTGAAGGCAAAGGGTGTGCTCTGGCCCTGCGCTCCCAGTACACTCTGCGGCAGAGATGAGCCAAAGGGCgttgctgctggggctgccccgctctgcccagccccaaaGCTGAAGGCCACAGCTGGGGACCCACTGCTGAGGCCCGGCGTACCCATCCCAAAGGCGCTGGTGGAGGGGCCCGGCTGGGTGCTGGCCCCAAAAGTGAATGGAGAAGGGGTGGTGCCAAAGACAGTGGCACCGGTGCTGCTGCTTGTGGTCTGGGTGGTGGCACCAAAGCTGGATGTGGTGGAGGTGGTGGTTCCGAAAGAGAACACCGAGCTGGTGGTCCCAAatgctgcctgggtgctgctggtgccaaaGGAGCCCTGGGCACTGGCTGTGCCAAAGGCTGGCTGGGCACCACTGCCAAATGCTGGCTGAGCTACTGACTGTGCCGGAGAGGCTCCGAAACTGAACGGGGAAGTGAAGCTGatggggccagcagcaggcctgctggtgggcacctggctctcagcagccccagtgctgaAGCTGAgctggctcccagtgccagggtATGGTGGCGGTGGCTTTGCGCTGGCTGAAAAGCTGCCAAAAGCTGAAACGGAGGAGCTGAATGTCAGTGGCGCTTGAGCTGTGGTGGTTGGGGCAGAGGTGGTCAGTGTAGTGCTCCCAAATATGCTAAAGCCCATGGTGGTGGCAGCAACTGTTGAGTTTGAAGGTACCTGGCCAAAGGCAGGGCCTCCTGGGACACTGGTGGTGGCAGTGACTGCAGCTGGAGGTGGCTTCCCAAACTGGAACACAGGCCCTGAGGGGGCAAAGCTGgtttctgtgctgggagcagagctggagaggccTCCAAACAGGAAGGGCTTTGTTGTGCTGGTGGAggtggcagcagtgacagtcacactggcagcagggccagtggaAGCAGGTGGGTTCAATCCAAAGCTGAAGACAGGTTTAATAGTGGCATCTGTGGAGGAACTCTGGGTGGTGGCAGTTGTAGCTGCAGTGGTGAAGATGACGTTGGGAAGACCTGTGATTCCTGCCAGAGTAGCTGTGGAGGCAGTTGTTGGCTCTGAGGCTGGCTGTGTGGCAGGTTTGAAGGCAAAAGGAGAAACTTTTGCTGGAGATGAAGCTGCAGTGATGCTGCCAAAGATGGGCTTGAATATGGAGGATGTGGAGGACGTTGAGGCAGGGTCTGAGCTTACAGGCATGGTGGCTGTGGTGGAAGTGACAGCCGTGCAGAATGCTGTGTTCTCACTCTTCAGCGCAGCACCGAAGATGGGTTTGAAGATGGGGGCTGTGGTGGACATGGTAGTAGGTGGGATGGGCACAGCAGTGGATGCAGTGGGTGTAGCAGTGGCCGTGGTGGGCACAGTAGCGGCCGCAGACACTGCTGGCCGGCTGGCTGGCGGGGTGTTCAGCATCCCAAACAGGATGCTTGGctttgggaaggagggaggcttgctgggGGTCTGGCCCAGCTCAGTGAACACAGGaggggccaggctgctgggggaTTGCAccaccagggcaggggggacaATGGGGGAAGGTGTGCTCAATACAGGCACAGGCTTGGCATCAGCAGAGATGGCAGGAAGAGAGCTTGACTCCAAtgacacagcaggagcaggtggcTGTGCAGCTGATGGAGGTGGTTGGGATGCTGACAGAGTTCCAGTGGAGtctggaaaggggaaagagcTTATTTACGGACAAGGGGACACCTTCAGAAGCCCACCCTTCTGCCAGGTACTGACCCATGGCtgcaaaggctcctggagctcccaTCACACCTAGCCCTCCACGGTTATCATAgcctccagcagaaccaggggCTCAGCGTCTGCAAAGGTGTCCCCTCAAGCCGTGAATGATagttctgctgccagcagagcattTGAACAGAGGGTTTTTGTCAGCTGCCTCATGCAGAGACAATTACGAGTTCCTGCTGCACCTGCCTGACTCTGCTGGCATTCCACTGTGCCAACTCTCCTCCTCACCTGGTGTTGTGGAtacagcctggctgctctgcatctTCTTCAGACTGTCCAGAAGTGAGGAGCCGGttggggcaggagctgtggaggCAGGAATAGGCCCAGGGGAGGTCACAACAAACGCCGGCGGCTTGGACACAGGCATCATTTCTGCAGTGGTGCTGGGGACTGCATCTACAGGGAAACAGCAAGATATCAGGATCCACAACTGGCTCAAACTGGAACAAACCCTCAGCAGAGgttcccagcaggcaggggaaCTGCACCTACACCCTACAGCCCTTGGCAACCTCACCCAGCACCACAAAGCATGAGATCTCTTCAGCTGGAAGGCATCAAGAGCACCCCCAGACCCGAGCTTGCTCCTACTCCTCCACATTTCCAGCCCATCCTTACCAGCCTTATCCTCCAAGACACTGTTGAaccactgcagcactgccttcTTCTCTGCATCCAGGTCCTCTGAGGTGACGGAGTAGCCCAGCTGAGGTGGCGGGGGCTGCcaagagagagcagcagcagcttagCTCCCTCCCAGGGAAGCGGGCAGAGCCTCTCTGAAGGTGTGCTGGCGACTGTCTGTGGTGAGCCCTGTGAAGCAGGTGGTCCTGCCGCAGCTGCTTGGGTCCCCGGCACTGGTGGGCCCCGGCGTGGCACTGAGGGCACGGCAGGCATTCCCCAGGCCATTACCTGGTCCGGCAGCAGGCAGCACAACCACGCACAGCCCACcagacactggggctggggagagcgTCACTTCCCACTCGACCAAGGACGGGGCCTCCTTCCTGAGGGCAGGCAGGTCagtgtgcccccagccctgcagaaattGCAGTGAGCACATTCTATTGCCAGAGTGGGACCAAAAGGGCTGTGAGACAGCAACATACCAGCACCAGCTGATCCCCACGGAAAGACGACAGCAACAGGATCTTCCGTTTGCGCTTCCCACTGCTCCCCGAAGCAGATGGTGGGCTCAGGGAATTCTGCTTCTTCCACACTGGTGACTCCACAACTATAGAAGGAGACAAGTCAGGCCGAGCTCTGGGCAGAGAAGTGTTTGGTTGTAGTGATGGGTCTGTCCCTTCTGACCCCACTCTGGGTGGCCCCGCTcagagggcagggccaggggcacAGTTTGAAGCTGAGGACAAGTTTGTGATACCCCGAAGAGCAGCTTCACATCCAGGAGGTCTGTGACATGAGGCTGGTGGGGCTCTGTGGGCAGTGGCCCCTTCCTAGCTCCATGGATTGTGTCAACACGCTGCCTTACCCAAATCACgtgccacagctggcactgtATTATGGGGCTCATCTGCCATGGGCACAGAGGATTTCCTCTGTTTTAGCTGAAGAAGCATTGGAATAAGCTCAGACTGGAATATGGTCAGAGTGCTACCCATCCCACTGAAGGTTGTGGATCAAGGCTGACACCTGACCCATGCTGCGTTGGGAGCTGGAGCTCCCCCTTGCAAGCCAACTCCCAGGCATCTGCTAGCACCCTAACACTGTCAGCACCCCCTTATCACTTGGAAATCCCACTGGGCAGTCACTGAGGGCAGCGGAAGTACCACTGCCTTGGGACCAGCACATGTCAAGTTTCCAGGTGACCCCTCAAGCCAATCCCACTGCAGACCTCAGCTGCCTCCTGTCCTGTTTTCTTGCTTACACTGGTGACCTGGGTGCAGTGTTGGGGCACACCTACACTTACCTTTCTCTGTCTGCAGCTCCTTGTCTGATTTCACTGGGGTGGAAGTGCTGGAACGCTGTGACTCCTCTTCCCTGTGTAAGCAGGAGGAACAGTTACAGTCAaccctgggcccagccctgtctgcagggagcaggatgaGACTGAACAGGCTGAAGACTTGCAGGAGTATCCCTGGTGTTAATTTGCCTCCTGCAAACATATCTCAAGGCAAAAGCTTTGCCCAACTCCAGGCAGAGGAATTGCTTCCTCCTCCAGACTCAGCTTGGCTGAGCCTGTGCACCGTCCACAAGATGAGGAAGGTAGCTGGGGGGTACTCAGGAAGGTAGCTGGGGGTCTCAGATGGCAGTCACTGCCCCTTGAAGGTTGGGCCCATTAAGATGGTTGCACCAGTTTTGGTTCTGACATAAGCTCAGGCTCCTCTGACTTGGAAAAGAGGAGAACATAGGCTGTGCTCTAAGCAAGGCAGGCACTGAAATACAGATCCTGGGATTTGACTCTGACAGGGCAAAAATCAGGGCCTGTCTCTCCTCAGTGATCTGGCAATCCAGGCCATGCCAATGCCAGCAGGCACCATCACTACTGTGGCAAACTGTGCCCTTAAATCTCTGACCTTGCTTGTGAGTGGGCCAGGGGTGACACAGCTTAGACACACCACAGCGTGACAAGGTGACAGGGAGGCCAATTGACACAAGTGGGCCTCTACATCATTATGTGTAGGAGAGGGGCCTGGactgtcccagctccaggggaaaGTGGGACTTGCAGGCTAAGATGGCTGGGAAAGACTGCTCTCTTGCTGGCTGGCCATCAGCTTATTACCTGGCTTTCTTTAGAGGCCACTCTGGTGTCTGGGGGCGGGAGGACGCTGGGctggacagaggggacacactCACACCTCTTCTcttccacagctggaatgcaGAGAGATATCAGCAGTAACTTGACATGGGTCTGGCAGAGAGCACAGACCCCCTGCTCACCCACAATAAGCCCCATTGCCCAGGGCCATGGTTGTTGAGTCCAATGAGCTCAGAGCTTCTCCTGCTTCACCACCACTTAAACTCCCCTCCACATTTTAGGGAGCACAAAATCTGGCCACCCTAAGCTGAACCCACATAAGGAACAAGCAGCCTCCAGGGCCTTTActgccctggctgagcccagggagggaGTACACTGCCTTTGTGTGACACAGGTAGAGGCCACCCAACTGCTTTAGACACCCTCAtgtgtggggctgctctggcaggaggCAGCATCTATCTTTGCCAGGAGATCAAAGCAGATGGATCCCAATGCAAGGCTGAGACTCTCCGCAGAACCAGCAaacccctccctcccaccaccTGGAGCAAACCTTTCCCCACACAGACAAAGCTCCAGTAGCCATGGCTATCTGTCCCTGGCACACCTGCAAGCCCAGCCAGGCCACAAGAAGTGCTCCATCACCATCAACAGGTGGGACCTGGGTCAAAACAGGAACACACGGTTCCCACACAGCTGATTCCCGCTGAAAAgatgtcagcacagcaaaaccattttttttccttcacctcGATCTATTCAGTCTAGCAGACTGACCAAgaagcaggagagaggagaaagcagTCTTGTTCTTGGTTTGGTGTAAAACCAGCAGTACAGCTCAGCCTGGGACTCCTCCAAAAACAAATAATTGCTGCTTGGCCCATGGCCCACAGCTCACCTCCTCTCTGGGGTGGTGAGACTGCCAGGCTGAGCCACACTAGGTCCAGACATCCTGCCACACCTCCAGTGTTTCCTCACGAGCCCACAGGTGGAATTACACGGGTGATCCCAAAAGAATGTCAAGATAGCGTCTCTACCTGTGTGAGGCCCCGGCTGGAGCTGTAGGAGCTGGCAATGGCATTGCGGATGGAGCTGGGGATCCCACTGACGTAGGTGTTGTTGAGGGAGCTCACGGAGGAGGTGCGAGACCTCTTGTTAGAGCAGTCATCTGGGCAGTGTGAGATGAGGCCCCTCTTCAGAGAGCCTGGCCTGGAAGGGGATGAAGGTTTGATGAGCTCCTCACCGCTCCTGCCCATCAGTCCTTTTCATGCAGGGCAGGTGGAGGAAAGAAATCCTGCTTAGAAACAACTCTCAGCAGCAGCGCAGCCTTGCTGTCACAGGGTGACAGACTGAAGGCACAAATACAGTCTCTCTTGCTCTGCAAGCAAAACTCAAGCTCCCTTTTCCAGATCCCACAGTCATTTGCTCCCTCCCATCCTAGAGCTGCTTTTGGCCGTTGGGCACTTACTTGGGTATAAGAGAAGCAGGGGCACCATTGGCTATGAGTGGCTCAAATGCTGACTGCCCACTTCCACTGCTGTCGTGGCGCCTGTGGGAAGAGAGTATGAAAGCCTATGACAGTGTGGAAGCCTCTCCCAACCTGGGGAAAGGcaggctgagcacccagagAGAGAGCaaatcttgcttttttcctggcAGCCAATACTCAGGACAGAGCTTTCCCCCACCTACAACCTGCTGCAgattttctctccctgtggGCCTGTCCTCATTGACTCTCACCCCAAACACCaggagctcctccagctgcctgtTTGGCACAATAGttccacataaaaataaaaataattaaaaaaaaaaaaaagccaaaatactTCTAGAAATGAGCTGCTCAGTCTTTCTGAACAGACCCGAGCTCTGAAACTCCCCCCTCTGGCCTCTTCCTAACCAGTGCCCTGGACAGTTTAAGTCAAAAACTGAATTCCTCTTCCCACTATGATTTCATGAGGATATGAAGTGtcaaaataacaaaagacaCCCTGCTGTAAAGTGAAATTGGAGGTGTAGAACAGCCCGGTCACTTGGTCACTTGGCCAGGTGCTCCCCCCAAGCCCAGGGCAAGCTGACTCCAAGGCACAGGTGGTCCCACACTCTCCAGCTGACACAGCTCCTTTCTGTCCACCAAGTACACGAAATTTTCTGTCTACAACCATTCCTCGTGCTTGCCAGACGTTAACGCCTTCAAAATTGGCTtttgtgacagagctgtgtACTGGCATATTACaaaaacagtttaaagaagAATACCCTGAGCTTATCTTGTCTGTGCACCCATTTTGCTGTCCTGATTGGCTCTTGTAGGGCTCAGATCCAATGAGCCAAGCATTCAGAGATGGGAAttcagtgctgggagaggacaGTGTGCCCTGCTttaccctgctctgctccctgggccaCCCCCAGCAGTAGCCCCAGTGCAGGACAatgccccaggcactgcccaaGCACTGCCTCAGCTCCCCATCGCAGCCCAGATGGAAGAGCCTCCATGGACACAACTAGGAAGGACAAGGCAACTGCTAGAGCAAGTCCAGAAAAGAGCTACAAATTCGGTAAGGGGACTGGAGCACCTTCCCTGTGGAAACAGGCTGAGACATcaggggctgttcagcctgaagCAGAGAAGGTTGTAtggagctcccagcagccttTCAGGCTGAAGGGGGTTgcaagaaaactggaaaaacacTGCATCAAGAAGTGCAGtcataggacaagggggaaagGCTTCAAATTGAAAGCAGGGTAATTTAGGCTGGATATACAGAATACATTCTTCCCTCTGACAGTGatgaggccctggaacaggctgtccagagaaaGTGTGGCTGCCTCaatcctggaagtgttcaaggccaggctggacagggattggagcaccctggtctagtggaGCATGTCCCTGCCTCTTATagagggtggcactggatgacctttaaggtcccttccaacccaaatcatccTGTGATTCTAGAAAAAGCAGGAGGGTGGGATAGCaaggcagtgctgtggctgGTAGCTGGGAAGGCTCTGGTAGACCATGGCTGTCAGGACttgctccttgtccttcctATGGACACAGGCAAAAACATAGCACCCTCCCTCCTTCAAACTCAGGGATGGAAGTTGCTGACCTTGAGTAACAAAAGCAGCAGACAGTGTCTCATCTTCTCTCTTGTTTCACCTCCCTCTGCTAGATCAGCTCACAAGTGAAGCGCTTGGAGCTCTTAAAGAGCAATGCTTCCATCTCTCCTGGGAGCCTGGGGCTGACGGAAGGGTAGAGCCCACAGCAGATACCAACATTTCCCACCATGCTTTCTCAGTCTTCAAACCCCTGTGAGGAGATGAACCAGTTCCCACCTAGGCTTCCCAAAACAcatcccagccaggcaggggaaCACACTGGACCCACACCTAAACCACTTTCCTTTGACAGCAAAGTAGGACTTTCAGATGCAGCACCAAGGGCTGGGTGATGGATGCGGTGTGCTTCCTCTCTGCAGTTCACTTCTCACAGCACATTTCCAGCCCTGACTCCAGGTCTCATGGGGCCTGGCATGCTCTGGGACACATCCCATTGGTCACCTCTGGAGAACGAATCCCATTTGTGACCTTCCCAACACACCGGCTGCAACTAGAACTGCTCCCTTTTTACCTTCTTTTGCACTCCTGGTCATTCTCAAAAGTCtggtcctcctcctcctcctccacagcccttttcctgctctccctgatGGCATTCAGCACAGTCTCCTTCGCACACGGGTCAGGGCTACTGGTGGCTGGGAAGGCCAGAGGCGAGACCAGCTGTTCCAGACTGTGGAACAGAGCAGAGTGAGGTGGGAGAAAGGTTGGGGTCCCCGGTCTGATCTCCCCACAGAAGGGAGGACACAGCTCTCCCCTGCAGCCTTTCCCAGAGGTCTGGAAAGCACCA includes:
- the POM121 gene encoding nuclear envelope pore membrane protein POM 121, which codes for MAGAGPGGGRDGAVRAALAVAAALALALAWLLLRGALLGAAALGAAGAWCAMRPGPPAPPPPGKAAANGGLAARAGPRRPQPGVARCRLQAPRRRYPLPEARPAVPLCLPAARWEGGSPRSTPWARRAGPLRSPVTVRIAPPAVGIARSPALEQLVSPLAFPATSSPDPCAKETVLNAIRESRKRAVEEEEEDQTFENDQECKRRRHDSSGSGQSAFEPLIANGAPASLIPKPGSLKRGLISHCPDDCSNKRSRTSSVSSLNNTYVSGIPSSIRNAIASSYSSSRGLTQLWKRRGVSVSPLSSPASSRPQTPEWPLKKAREEESQRSSTSTPVKSDKELQTEKVVESPVWKKQNSLSPPSASGSSGKRKRKILLLSSFRGDQLVLPPPPQLGYSVTSEDLDAEKKAVLQWFNSVLEDKADAVPSTTAEMMPVSKPPAFVVTSPGPIPASTAPAPTGSSLLDSLKKMQSSQAVSTTPDSTGTLSASQPPPSAAQPPAPAVSLESSSLPAISADAKPVPVLSTPSPIVPPALVVQSPSSLAPPVFTELGQTPSKPPSFPKPSILFGMLNTPPASRPAVSAAATVPTTATATPTASTAVPIPPTTMSTTAPIFKPIFGAALKSENTAFCTAVTSTTATMPVSSDPASTSSTSSIFKPIFGSITAASSPAKVSPFAFKPATQPASEPTTASTATLAGITGLPNVIFTTAATTATTQSSSTDATIKPVFSFGLNPPASTGPAASVTVTAATSTSTTKPFLFGGLSSSAPSTETSFAPSGPVFQFGKPPPAAVTATTSVPGGPAFGQVPSNSTVAATTMGFSIFGSTTLTTSAPTTTAQAPLTFSSSVSAFGSFSASAKPPPPYPGTGSQLSFSTGAAESQVPTSRPAAGPISFTSPFSFGASPAQSVAQPAFGSGAQPAFGTASAQGSFGTSSTQAAFGTTSSVFSFGTTTSTTSSFGATTQTTSSSTGATVFGTTPSPFTFGASTQPGPSTSAFGMGTPGLSSGSPAVAFSFGAGQSGAAPAATPFGSSLPQSVLGAQGQSTPFAFTMTSTPNSKPAFGGAPVPTFGQGTPVPGAVGSGSSTLSFRTPSTPASSFGGVSTSFGSSTPTFSIGAGTKMGTRQRLQARRQHTRKK